Proteins encoded by one window of Salvia splendens isolate huo1 chromosome 5, SspV2, whole genome shotgun sequence:
- the LOC121802318 gene encoding inactive protein kinase SELMODRAFT_444075-like isoform X1, with product MSARQKSGIGRSSDVVVVVVRAAKEISTTALTWALKNVVHPGDCVRLLVVVPIQTSSKRLWGFPNFHSDCATGYWRFMSGSIVEQKEYITGICNQMMHQLHHIYDPEKVTVKMKVVFESKDGVVAAEAKRTQAQWVVFDKKMEKEASSCTEQLNCNVVLVKNSEAKVLRLNLIEPRRSDSEMLKHSKSTKKRFKVPNVTPTSSPERLSSMSSLDKFASQSFMSDIDWEPTVMQDSPLVRGECYYYCDGSDSESDSDNLSSVSTSIGSQPSMEDNLSSADECGKLLKECLQRSSSRTMNQTSVTRQYSGSRDVNVDVCRNVREMISLDRNAPPDPPPLCSVCRHKSPSVGKPPRLFTFAELERATGGFQRTSFLAEGGYGSVHRGVLPDGQAIAVKQHRLGSSQGDREFCSEVQALSCAQHRNVVMLIGYCVDDGRRLLVYEYICNGSLDSHLYGKNQVPLDWDARQKIAVGAARGLRYLHEECRVGCIVHRDLRPNNILLTHDFEALVGDFGLARLQAADGDSGAESRVIGTFGYIAPEYAQTGQVSEKADVYAFGVVLVELLTGRKAVDIYRPKGEQCLTEWARPLLEENGLSKHMDPWLNKCNSEREVDGMLHCASLCLQRDPHMRPPMSQLLRLLEGDISMR from the exons ATGAGTGCAAGGCAAAAGAGTGGGATAGGTAGAAGCAGTGATGTTGTGGTGGTGGTTGTTAGGGCTGCTAAGGAAATTTCCACAACTGCTTTAACCTGGGCTTTGAAAAATGTAGTGCACCCAGGGGATTGTGTTAGGCTGCTCGTTGTCGTTCCAATTCAGACCTCAA GTAAAAGGCTATGGGGATTTCCAAATTTTCATAGTGATTGCGCCACCGGATATTGGAGATTCATGTCAGGAAGCATTGTAGAACAGAAGGAATATATTACAGGTATATGCAACCAGATGATGCACCAGCTACACCATATCTATGATCCTGAAAAG GTTACTGTGAAGATGAAGGTTGTTTTTGAATCCAAAGATGGAGTGGTGGCTGCTGAGGCCAAGAGAACTCAAGCACAGTGGGTTGTATTTGACAA GAAAATGGAGAAAGAAGCTAGCTCTTGTACTGAGCAGCTCAACTGCAACGTTGTACTTGTTAAGAACTCAGAGGCAAAGGTCCTTAGACTGAACCTGATTGAGCCAAGAAGGTCGGATTCTGAGATGCTTAAGCATTCGAAATCAACTAAGAAACGTTTTAAGGTCCCAAACGTGACTCCAACGAGCAGCCCCGAGAGGCTCTCCTCGATGTCAAGCTTAGACAAGTTTGCGTCTCAATCATTCATGTCCGACATTGATTGGGAGCCAACGGTGATGCAGGATTCACCATTAGTGCGGGGAGAGTGCTACTACTACTGTGATGGATCTGATTCTGAGTCAGACAGCGACAACCTCAGCTCTGTCTCGACGAGCATAGGCTCCCAGCCATCCATGGAAGACAACCTTAGCTCAGCTGATGAATGTGGGAAGCTCTTGAAAGAATGTCTGCAAAGATCAAGCAGCAGAACAATGAATCAAACGTCTGTAACGCGCCAATATAGTGGCTCGAGGgatgtgaatgttgatgtgtgCAGGAATGTGAGAGAGATGATATCACTGGACCGAAATGCACCTCCAGATCCCCCTCCACTTTGCTCTGTGTGTCGCCACAAGTCACCGTCCGTTGGGAAACCTCCTAGGCTGTTCACATTCGCAGAGCTGGAACGAGCCACTGGGGGTTTTCAGCGGACGAGCTTTTTGGCTGAGGGCGGTTATGGCTCAGTGCACCGTGGTGTGTTGCCTGATGGCCAGGCTATAGCTGTGAAACAGCATAGATTGGGTAGCAGTCAAGGCGACCGTGAGTTTTGCTCTGAGGTGCAGGCCTTGAGCTGTGCACAGCACCGGAATGTTGTGATGCTGATCGGATACTGTGTGGATGATGGGAGACGGCTCCTGGTTTACGAGTACATCTGCAATGGCTCTTTGGACTCACATTTATATG GAAAGAATCAAGTTCCACTTGATTGGGATGCACGTCAAAAAATTGCAGTTGGAGCTGCTCGAGGGCTGAGATACCTCCACGAGGAGTGTAGAGTTGGATGCATAGTCCACCGCGATTTGAGGCCAAACAACATTCTCCTCACACATGATTTCGAGGCATTA GTTGGAGATTTTGGACTAGCAAGGCTGCAGGCGGCTGATGGAGATTCCGGTGCAGAGAGCAGAGTCATCGGAACATTTGGGTACATAGCTCCAGAATATGCTCAGACTGGGCAAGTGAGTGAAAAAGCTGATGTGTATGCCTTTGGGGTGGTCTTGGTGGAGCTCCTCACGGGGCGGAAAGCTGTGGATATATACCGGCCTAAGGGCGAGCAGTGTCTCACAGAATGG GCACGTCCGTTGCTGGAAGAGAATGGCCTCTCCAAACACATGGATCCGTGGTTGAACAAGTGCAACTCGGAGAGGGAGGTAGACGGGATGCTGCATTGCGCTTCACTATGCTTGCAACGAGACCCTCACATGAGGCCTCCTATGTCTCAG CTACTTAGGTTGTTGGAAGGTGACATTTCCATGAGATGA
- the LOC121802318 gene encoding inactive protein kinase SELMODRAFT_444075-like isoform X2, which yields MSGSIVEQKEYITGICNQMMHQLHHIYDPEKVTVKMKVVFESKDGVVAAEAKRTQAQWVVFDKKMEKEASSCTEQLNCNVVLVKNSEAKVLRLNLIEPRRSDSEMLKHSKSTKKRFKVPNVTPTSSPERLSSMSSLDKFASQSFMSDIDWEPTVMQDSPLVRGECYYYCDGSDSESDSDNLSSVSTSIGSQPSMEDNLSSADECGKLLKECLQRSSSRTMNQTSVTRQYSGSRDVNVDVCRNVREMISLDRNAPPDPPPLCSVCRHKSPSVGKPPRLFTFAELERATGGFQRTSFLAEGGYGSVHRGVLPDGQAIAVKQHRLGSSQGDREFCSEVQALSCAQHRNVVMLIGYCVDDGRRLLVYEYICNGSLDSHLYGKNQVPLDWDARQKIAVGAARGLRYLHEECRVGCIVHRDLRPNNILLTHDFEALVGDFGLARLQAADGDSGAESRVIGTFGYIAPEYAQTGQVSEKADVYAFGVVLVELLTGRKAVDIYRPKGEQCLTEWARPLLEENGLSKHMDPWLNKCNSEREVDGMLHCASLCLQRDPHMRPPMSQLLRLLEGDISMR from the exons ATGTCAGGAAGCATTGTAGAACAGAAGGAATATATTACAGGTATATGCAACCAGATGATGCACCAGCTACACCATATCTATGATCCTGAAAAG GTTACTGTGAAGATGAAGGTTGTTTTTGAATCCAAAGATGGAGTGGTGGCTGCTGAGGCCAAGAGAACTCAAGCACAGTGGGTTGTATTTGACAA GAAAATGGAGAAAGAAGCTAGCTCTTGTACTGAGCAGCTCAACTGCAACGTTGTACTTGTTAAGAACTCAGAGGCAAAGGTCCTTAGACTGAACCTGATTGAGCCAAGAAGGTCGGATTCTGAGATGCTTAAGCATTCGAAATCAACTAAGAAACGTTTTAAGGTCCCAAACGTGACTCCAACGAGCAGCCCCGAGAGGCTCTCCTCGATGTCAAGCTTAGACAAGTTTGCGTCTCAATCATTCATGTCCGACATTGATTGGGAGCCAACGGTGATGCAGGATTCACCATTAGTGCGGGGAGAGTGCTACTACTACTGTGATGGATCTGATTCTGAGTCAGACAGCGACAACCTCAGCTCTGTCTCGACGAGCATAGGCTCCCAGCCATCCATGGAAGACAACCTTAGCTCAGCTGATGAATGTGGGAAGCTCTTGAAAGAATGTCTGCAAAGATCAAGCAGCAGAACAATGAATCAAACGTCTGTAACGCGCCAATATAGTGGCTCGAGGgatgtgaatgttgatgtgtgCAGGAATGTGAGAGAGATGATATCACTGGACCGAAATGCACCTCCAGATCCCCCTCCACTTTGCTCTGTGTGTCGCCACAAGTCACCGTCCGTTGGGAAACCTCCTAGGCTGTTCACATTCGCAGAGCTGGAACGAGCCACTGGGGGTTTTCAGCGGACGAGCTTTTTGGCTGAGGGCGGTTATGGCTCAGTGCACCGTGGTGTGTTGCCTGATGGCCAGGCTATAGCTGTGAAACAGCATAGATTGGGTAGCAGTCAAGGCGACCGTGAGTTTTGCTCTGAGGTGCAGGCCTTGAGCTGTGCACAGCACCGGAATGTTGTGATGCTGATCGGATACTGTGTGGATGATGGGAGACGGCTCCTGGTTTACGAGTACATCTGCAATGGCTCTTTGGACTCACATTTATATG GAAAGAATCAAGTTCCACTTGATTGGGATGCACGTCAAAAAATTGCAGTTGGAGCTGCTCGAGGGCTGAGATACCTCCACGAGGAGTGTAGAGTTGGATGCATAGTCCACCGCGATTTGAGGCCAAACAACATTCTCCTCACACATGATTTCGAGGCATTA GTTGGAGATTTTGGACTAGCAAGGCTGCAGGCGGCTGATGGAGATTCCGGTGCAGAGAGCAGAGTCATCGGAACATTTGGGTACATAGCTCCAGAATATGCTCAGACTGGGCAAGTGAGTGAAAAAGCTGATGTGTATGCCTTTGGGGTGGTCTTGGTGGAGCTCCTCACGGGGCGGAAAGCTGTGGATATATACCGGCCTAAGGGCGAGCAGTGTCTCACAGAATGG GCACGTCCGTTGCTGGAAGAGAATGGCCTCTCCAAACACATGGATCCGTGGTTGAACAAGTGCAACTCGGAGAGGGAGGTAGACGGGATGCTGCATTGCGCTTCACTATGCTTGCAACGAGACCCTCACATGAGGCCTCCTATGTCTCAG CTACTTAGGTTGTTGGAAGGTGACATTTCCATGAGATGA
- the LOC121802318 gene encoding inactive protein kinase SELMODRAFT_444075-like isoform X3, which produces MKVVFESKDGVVAAEAKRTQAQWVVFDKKMEKEASSCTEQLNCNVVLVKNSEAKVLRLNLIEPRRSDSEMLKHSKSTKKRFKVPNVTPTSSPERLSSMSSLDKFASQSFMSDIDWEPTVMQDSPLVRGECYYYCDGSDSESDSDNLSSVSTSIGSQPSMEDNLSSADECGKLLKECLQRSSSRTMNQTSVTRQYSGSRDVNVDVCRNVREMISLDRNAPPDPPPLCSVCRHKSPSVGKPPRLFTFAELERATGGFQRTSFLAEGGYGSVHRGVLPDGQAIAVKQHRLGSSQGDREFCSEVQALSCAQHRNVVMLIGYCVDDGRRLLVYEYICNGSLDSHLYGKNQVPLDWDARQKIAVGAARGLRYLHEECRVGCIVHRDLRPNNILLTHDFEALVGDFGLARLQAADGDSGAESRVIGTFGYIAPEYAQTGQVSEKADVYAFGVVLVELLTGRKAVDIYRPKGEQCLTEWARPLLEENGLSKHMDPWLNKCNSEREVDGMLHCASLCLQRDPHMRPPMSQLLRLLEGDISMR; this is translated from the exons ATGAAGGTTGTTTTTGAATCCAAAGATGGAGTGGTGGCTGCTGAGGCCAAGAGAACTCAAGCACAGTGGGTTGTATTTGACAA GAAAATGGAGAAAGAAGCTAGCTCTTGTACTGAGCAGCTCAACTGCAACGTTGTACTTGTTAAGAACTCAGAGGCAAAGGTCCTTAGACTGAACCTGATTGAGCCAAGAAGGTCGGATTCTGAGATGCTTAAGCATTCGAAATCAACTAAGAAACGTTTTAAGGTCCCAAACGTGACTCCAACGAGCAGCCCCGAGAGGCTCTCCTCGATGTCAAGCTTAGACAAGTTTGCGTCTCAATCATTCATGTCCGACATTGATTGGGAGCCAACGGTGATGCAGGATTCACCATTAGTGCGGGGAGAGTGCTACTACTACTGTGATGGATCTGATTCTGAGTCAGACAGCGACAACCTCAGCTCTGTCTCGACGAGCATAGGCTCCCAGCCATCCATGGAAGACAACCTTAGCTCAGCTGATGAATGTGGGAAGCTCTTGAAAGAATGTCTGCAAAGATCAAGCAGCAGAACAATGAATCAAACGTCTGTAACGCGCCAATATAGTGGCTCGAGGgatgtgaatgttgatgtgtgCAGGAATGTGAGAGAGATGATATCACTGGACCGAAATGCACCTCCAGATCCCCCTCCACTTTGCTCTGTGTGTCGCCACAAGTCACCGTCCGTTGGGAAACCTCCTAGGCTGTTCACATTCGCAGAGCTGGAACGAGCCACTGGGGGTTTTCAGCGGACGAGCTTTTTGGCTGAGGGCGGTTATGGCTCAGTGCACCGTGGTGTGTTGCCTGATGGCCAGGCTATAGCTGTGAAACAGCATAGATTGGGTAGCAGTCAAGGCGACCGTGAGTTTTGCTCTGAGGTGCAGGCCTTGAGCTGTGCACAGCACCGGAATGTTGTGATGCTGATCGGATACTGTGTGGATGATGGGAGACGGCTCCTGGTTTACGAGTACATCTGCAATGGCTCTTTGGACTCACATTTATATG GAAAGAATCAAGTTCCACTTGATTGGGATGCACGTCAAAAAATTGCAGTTGGAGCTGCTCGAGGGCTGAGATACCTCCACGAGGAGTGTAGAGTTGGATGCATAGTCCACCGCGATTTGAGGCCAAACAACATTCTCCTCACACATGATTTCGAGGCATTA GTTGGAGATTTTGGACTAGCAAGGCTGCAGGCGGCTGATGGAGATTCCGGTGCAGAGAGCAGAGTCATCGGAACATTTGGGTACATAGCTCCAGAATATGCTCAGACTGGGCAAGTGAGTGAAAAAGCTGATGTGTATGCCTTTGGGGTGGTCTTGGTGGAGCTCCTCACGGGGCGGAAAGCTGTGGATATATACCGGCCTAAGGGCGAGCAGTGTCTCACAGAATGG GCACGTCCGTTGCTGGAAGAGAATGGCCTCTCCAAACACATGGATCCGTGGTTGAACAAGTGCAACTCGGAGAGGGAGGTAGACGGGATGCTGCATTGCGCTTCACTATGCTTGCAACGAGACCCTCACATGAGGCCTCCTATGTCTCAG CTACTTAGGTTGTTGGAAGGTGACATTTCCATGAGATGA
- the LOC121804753 gene encoding uncharacterized protein LOC121804753 produces the protein MESAEVMGAQKDKVRVKRKTLEAVLQQCHWALQQLASGCDDDDNSDDNVDCEQEVPQDSAETSAPTNYDTDTTELYGLLKSGVECADFIKKLENAKASLPGNMAEEHSSWDMVSENDLWDGENVDLDSEDYVLVGQEDIMDGIASFMAAYLLSLKQTKDLSPNQLQAALSKTFSLKKKKGKLRKAWDGSKVIYNVASWGATAIGIYQNPALFRVASTAFWSSCHVISKLF, from the exons ATGGAGTCAGCAGAGGTGATGGGTGCCCAGAAAGATAAGGTTCGGGTAAAGAGGAAAACCTTGGAAGCAGTACTGCAACAATGCCATTGGGCCCTCCAGCAGCTTGCATCTGGATGTGATGATGACGATAACAGTGATGATAATGTTGATTGTGAACAAGAGGTTCCCCAAGACTCTGCGGAAACATCTGCTCCCACCAATTATGATACCGACACAACTGAG TTATATGGCCTCTTGAAATCCGGAGTTGAATGTGCTGATTTCATCAAGAAACTAGAAAATGCCAAGGCATCTCTTCCAGGAAACATGGCTG AGGAACACAGTTCCTGGGACATGGTCAGTGAAAATGACCTTTGGGATGGTGAAAATGTTGATTTGGACTCAGAAGACTATGTTTTAGTCGGTCAAGAAGATATAATGGATGGTATAGCATCATTCATGGCTGCATACCTGTTATCCCTTAAGCAAACTAAG GATTTGTCACCCAACCAACTCCAAGCAG CTTTGAGCAAGACTTTCTCtttaaagaagaagaagggtaAGCTTCGGAAGGCATGGGATGGAAGCAAAGTGATCTATAATGTAGCATCATGGGGAGCTACTGCCATTGG AATTTATCAAAACCCAGCCCTCTTTAGGGTTGCCTCCACCGCATTCTGGAGTTCATGTCATGTTATCTCAAAGCTCTTCTGA